One genomic region from Pseudoduganella dura encodes:
- a CDS encoding NAD(+) synthase, whose product MPQSFHNLYTHDFVRVAVGVPRCRVADPLYNAAQTIALAEGVAAKGGVLVAFPELGLSAYTCDDLFHQRALLDTVHAALDKIVEASIRIPVAMIVGMPLRVDHRLFNCAVVVSNGRILGAVPKVYLPNYNEFYEARQFSPADEAVSTEIELLGQRVPFGADLLFQAANVPLLRFHAEICEDVWVPVPPSSYAALAGATVLVNLSASNIVVGKSDYRHQLVGQQSARCMAAYLYSSAGRGESTTDLAWDGQALIYENGEMLSEAERFQDDSHVIFADVDLERLSRDRMRTNTWGDSVRRHAQQVAAFRVVKFAIELPVQDVLPLQRAVARYPYVPANPAVRDKRCMEVYSIQVQALVQRLSASGMKKVVIGISGGLDSTHALLVCAKAMDRLQLPRTNILAYTMPGFATSRRTLDQARKLMDFVGATAHEIDIRPSCIQMLKDIGHPYSEGREEYDVTFENVQAGERTSHLFRLANHHNGIVVGTGDLSELALGWCTYGVGDHMSHYNVNASVPKTLISHLVRWVAESRQFGEADSQVLIDVVDTEISPELVPGKANDTAPAQSTQSVIGPYELQDFNLYYTLRFGFAPSKVAFLALHAWKDRSTGAWPDDAHVVRNQYALKDIKHNLGIFLRRFFQTSQFKRSCVPNAPKVGSGGSLSPRGDWRAPSDSESVVWLENLKTVPDA is encoded by the coding sequence ATGCCGCAATCCTTCCACAATCTGTACACCCATGATTTCGTCCGCGTCGCGGTCGGCGTGCCGCGCTGCCGCGTGGCGGACCCGCTCTACAATGCCGCCCAGACGATCGCGCTGGCCGAGGGGGTGGCGGCGAAGGGCGGCGTGCTGGTGGCGTTCCCGGAACTGGGCCTGTCGGCCTATACCTGCGACGACCTGTTCCACCAGCGCGCGCTGCTCGACACGGTGCACGCGGCGCTGGACAAGATCGTCGAGGCGTCGATCCGCATCCCGGTGGCGATGATCGTCGGCATGCCGCTGCGCGTCGATCACCGGCTGTTCAACTGCGCGGTGGTGGTGTCGAACGGGCGCATCCTGGGCGCGGTGCCGAAGGTCTACCTGCCCAACTACAACGAGTTCTACGAAGCGCGGCAGTTCAGCCCGGCCGACGAGGCGGTGTCGACGGAGATCGAACTGCTGGGCCAGCGCGTACCGTTCGGCGCCGATTTGCTGTTCCAGGCGGCGAACGTGCCGCTGCTGCGGTTCCACGCCGAAATCTGCGAGGATGTGTGGGTACCCGTGCCGCCGTCGTCGTATGCGGCGCTGGCCGGCGCCACCGTGCTGGTGAACCTGTCGGCCTCGAACATCGTCGTCGGCAAATCCGATTACCGGCACCAGCTGGTGGGGCAGCAGTCGGCTCGCTGCATGGCGGCGTACCTGTATTCGTCCGCCGGCCGGGGCGAGTCCACCACCGACCTGGCGTGGGACGGCCAGGCGCTGATCTATGAAAACGGCGAGATGCTGTCCGAGGCGGAGCGCTTCCAGGACGATTCGCACGTGATCTTCGCGGACGTGGACCTGGAGCGGCTGTCGCGCGACCGCATGCGCACCAACACGTGGGGCGACTCGGTGCGGCGCCATGCGCAGCAGGTGGCGGCCTTCCGCGTGGTGAAATTCGCGATCGAGCTGCCGGTGCAGGACGTTCTGCCGCTGCAGCGCGCGGTCGCCCGTTACCCGTATGTGCCGGCCAACCCGGCCGTGCGCGACAAGCGCTGCATGGAGGTCTACAGCATCCAGGTGCAGGCGCTCGTGCAGCGGCTGTCCGCCAGCGGCATGAAGAAGGTGGTGATCGGCATCTCCGGCGGCCTGGATTCCACGCACGCGCTGCTGGTCTGCGCCAAGGCGATGGACCGCCTGCAACTGCCGCGCACGAACATCCTCGCCTACACGATGCCCGGCTTCGCCACCAGCAGGCGCACGCTGGACCAGGCGCGGAAACTGATGGACTTCGTCGGCGCCACGGCGCACGAGATCGACATCCGCCCGAGCTGCATCCAGATGCTGAAGGATATCGGCCACCCGTACTCGGAGGGCAGGGAAGAATACGATGTCACGTTCGAGAACGTGCAGGCCGGCGAGCGCACCAGCCACCTGTTCCGGCTGGCCAATCACCACAACGGCATCGTGGTGGGCACCGGCGACCTGTCCGAGCTGGCGCTGGGCTGGTGCACGTACGGCGTGGGCGATCATATGTCGCACTACAACGTGAACGCCAGCGTGCCCAAGACGCTGATCTCGCACCTGGTGCGCTGGGTGGCCGAGAGCCGCCAGTTCGGCGAGGCCGATTCGCAGGTGCTGATCGATGTCGTCGACACGGAGATCAGCCCCGAGCTGGTGCCGGGCAAGGCAAATGACACCGCGCCGGCGCAGAGCACGCAAAGCGTGATCGGCCCCTACGAACTGCAGGACTTCAACCTGTATTACACGCTGCGCTTCGGCTTCGCGCCAAGCAAGGTGGCCTTCCTGGCGCTGCATGCGTGGAAGGACCGTTCCACCGGCGCCTGGCCGGACGATGCGCACGTGGTGCGCAACCAGTATGCCCTCAAGGACATCAAGCATAATCTCGGCATCTTCCTGCGCCGCTTCTTCCAGACCAGCCAGTTCAAGCGCAGCTGCGTGCCGAACGCGCCCAAGGTGGGCTCGGGCGGATCGCTGTCGCCGCGGGGCGACTGGCGCGCACCGAGCGATTCGGAATCGGTGGTGTGGCTGGAAAACCTCAAGACCGTGCCGGATGCCTGA
- a CDS encoding trimeric intracellular cation channel family protein, with protein sequence MKIVPHVSLVTVIEVIAILVGAFSGFVEARRKRMDIVGVIIVAFIAAFGGGTLRDILLDKRPLFWVQHQEYTILLFVLALAVAPFMKHLRHIVSERLIVVADAMGLGLFAVAGVSQALAAQMPIFIAAMMGVITGIFGGVLRDIVCNEVPMVFRDGKPYAICAFFGCWLYILLRQVNVTEDIALWSSAATITLLRLITWKFDLRVGRP encoded by the coding sequence ATGAAAATCGTCCCGCACGTTTCCCTCGTTACCGTCATCGAAGTGATCGCGATCCTCGTCGGGGCGTTCTCGGGATTCGTGGAGGCGCGGCGCAAGCGGATGGATATCGTGGGGGTCATCATCGTGGCGTTCATCGCCGCGTTCGGCGGCGGCACGCTGCGCGACATCCTGCTCGACAAGCGGCCCCTGTTCTGGGTGCAGCACCAGGAATACACCATCCTGCTGTTCGTGCTGGCGCTGGCGGTGGCGCCGTTCATGAAGCACCTGCGGCACATCGTGTCGGAGCGCCTGATCGTGGTGGCCGATGCGATGGGGCTGGGGCTGTTCGCCGTGGCCGGCGTGTCGCAGGCGCTGGCGGCGCAGATGCCGATCTTCATCGCCGCGATGATGGGCGTGATCACGGGGATCTTCGGCGGCGTGCTGCGCGACATCGTCTGCAACGAGGTGCCGATGGTGTTCAGGGACGGCAAGCCCTACGCGATCTGCGCATTCTTCGGCTGCTGGCTGTACATCCTGCTGCGGCAGGTGAACGTGACAGAAGATATCGCGCTGTGGTCATCCGCCGCAACGATCACGCTGCTGCGGCTGATCACGTGGAAATTCGACCTGCGCGTCGGGAGACCATGA
- a CDS encoding PfkB family carbohydrate kinase gives MAVNAVVTYGEALVDMIEMPDGRFAAALGGSVCNFTIACARQAMPVTYLNPLSVDSFGNGFARLLDDAGVTLASAQRSSHPTSLAIVTLDTGGSPSYAFHREGVADRDITPQQACALLPSTPRLFHTGGLALLPADLQKTEQVIAAAAAAGALISLDANMRPLACPDLAGYAAGVRRVLAQAHLVKVSEEDLQHLGFDGLAPLDAARLLLAAPDTCLVALTLGAEGAVLLTRSATVNVGTPAGLAVIDTVGCGDCFVAGLVQSLAQANLLAPAALAQADAATLERAGRRAVATASLNAMREGCKPPTEEEVTRFLRGAEVLAA, from the coding sequence GGCCGCTTCGCCGCCGCGCTGGGCGGCTCGGTATGCAATTTCACCATCGCCTGCGCACGCCAGGCGATGCCGGTGACTTACCTGAATCCGCTGTCCGTCGACAGCTTCGGCAACGGCTTTGCCCGCCTGCTGGACGATGCCGGCGTCACGCTGGCCAGCGCACAGCGCAGCAGCCATCCCACGTCGCTCGCCATCGTCACGCTCGATACCGGCGGGAGTCCCAGCTACGCCTTCCACCGCGAGGGCGTGGCCGACCGCGACATCACGCCGCAGCAGGCGTGCGCCTTGCTTCCGTCCACGCCCCGCCTGTTCCACACCGGCGGCCTGGCGCTGCTGCCGGCCGACCTGCAGAAGACCGAACAGGTCATCGCCGCGGCGGCGGCGGCCGGCGCGCTCATATCCCTCGACGCGAACATGCGGCCGCTGGCCTGCCCGGACCTGGCCGGCTACGCGGCCGGCGTGCGGCGCGTGCTGGCACAGGCGCACCTGGTCAAGGTCAGCGAGGAAGACTTGCAGCACCTGGGCTTCGACGGACTGGCGCCGCTCGACGCGGCACGCCTGCTGCTGGCGGCGCCGGATACCTGCCTGGTTGCGCTGACGCTGGGCGCGGAGGGCGCGGTGCTGCTCACGCGCAGCGCCACCGTGAACGTGGGCACGCCCGCCGGCCTGGCGGTGATCGATACGGTGGGCTGCGGCGACTGCTTCGTGGCCGGGCTGGTGCAAAGCCTGGCCCAGGCGAACCTGCTGGCACCGGCGGCGCTGGCGCAGGCCGATGCCGCCACGCTGGAGCGGGCTGGCCGGCGCGCGGTGGCCACGGCCAGCCTGAACGCCATGCGCGAAGGCTGCAAGCCGCCCACGGAAGAGGAAGTGACGCGGTTCCTGCGCGGCGCCGAAGTCTTGGCCGCCTGA
- a CDS encoding GNAT family N-acetyltransferase, whose protein sequence is MSFRTAVLTSLSQAGEAAWTALLACQEPGRAPNPFLSYAFLHAMHESGSASEKTGWQPQFLALWDGTELAAALPLYVKSHSYGEYVFDWAWADAYHRNGVEYYPKLLSAIPFTPVTGARLMARDDNARAALVALLCEQQEAVGVSSTHVLYPPQAQAETLQGAGFMLRSGVQFHWLNAGYADFEAFLASLEHKKRKNIRAERRKVREAGVTMRRVRGVDATDADWRFFHRCYRNTYAEHRSSPYLNLDFFQRIGATMPENILLVIAERDGEPIAASLLIHTADTLYGRYWGALEHVPCLHFETAYYQPLEFCIEQGIATFEGGAQGEHKMARGFLPTRTWSAHWLAHPAFADAVERFLERESGGIDAYMDELNERNPFRE, encoded by the coding sequence ATGAGCTTTCGAACCGCCGTCCTTACTTCGCTGTCGCAGGCAGGCGAAGCCGCCTGGACCGCGCTGCTGGCCTGCCAGGAGCCGGGCCGCGCACCGAATCCCTTCCTGTCCTATGCCTTCCTGCACGCCATGCATGAATCCGGCAGCGCCAGCGAGAAAACCGGCTGGCAGCCGCAATTCCTGGCGCTGTGGGACGGTACCGAGCTGGCCGCCGCGCTGCCTCTGTACGTCAAGTCCCATTCGTACGGCGAATATGTGTTCGACTGGGCCTGGGCCGATGCCTATCACCGCAACGGCGTGGAGTATTACCCCAAGCTGCTGTCGGCGATTCCGTTTACGCCGGTAACGGGTGCGCGGCTGATGGCGCGTGACGACAATGCGCGCGCCGCGCTGGTCGCGCTGCTGTGCGAACAGCAGGAGGCGGTGGGCGTGTCATCCACCCACGTGCTGTATCCGCCGCAGGCGCAGGCCGAGACGCTGCAGGGCGCCGGTTTCATGCTGCGCAGCGGCGTGCAGTTCCACTGGCTGAACGCGGGTTATGCGGACTTCGAGGCGTTCCTCGCCTCGCTGGAGCACAAGAAACGCAAGAACATCCGCGCCGAGCGGAGAAAAGTGCGCGAGGCCGGCGTGACGATGCGCCGCGTGCGCGGCGTGGACGCCACGGACGCGGACTGGCGTTTCTTCCACCGCTGCTACCGCAACACATACGCCGAGCACCGTTCGTCGCCGTACCTGAACCTCGACTTCTTCCAGCGCATCGGCGCCACGATGCCGGAAAATATCCTGCTGGTGATCGCCGAGCGCGATGGCGAGCCGATCGCCGCATCGCTGCTGATCCATACCGCGGACACGCTGTATGGCCGCTATTGGGGCGCGCTGGAGCACGTGCCCTGCCTGCATTTCGAGACCGCGTATTACCAGCCGCTGGAATTCTGCATCGAGCAGGGCATCGCCACCTTCGAGGGCGGCGCACAGGGCGAGCACAAGATGGCGCGCGGCTTCCTGCCCACGCGCACCTGGTCCGCGCACTGGCTGGCGCATCCGGCGTTCGCCGATGCGGTGGAACGTTTCCTGGAGCGGGAAAGCGGCGGGATCGATGCTTACATGGATGAGCTGAACGAGCGCAATCCGTTCAGGGAGTGA
- a CDS encoding TonB-dependent receptor plug domain-containing protein, with amino-acid sequence MLSRLTPVLIAAIGVPALAQEARPAPAPAPATPPAEERPITKVEVNGTPEDYDPRRDDTASKTIISNAEIMKYGDTNVFDILKRAPGVTVIGNSVRMRGLGNGYTQFLVNGERPPPGFSLENLPPEQIEKIEVIRAASAEYSMQAIAGTVNVVLKKVVAKTQRDLRVNVSHADEQKDAMLLGTLADRAGNLSWYLNSVIGRSLRDTPSGGTDDFTTPQGTLSQLRDWNRRAAAGNTFFGVQPRLSWKLPGDEQLNVNGFVQVGRAKSDYATAYTNRIGRFATIDYADSTSRNSDRSRFFGLEANWVARLAGGKLDAKVSTSQGRTHGDSATDWSTADDAVTRLRDVDTRARHGTWSSTGKYSRAMGEGHALSAGWEVNRQQTTEDVLRVEEFAGAAPDVFPERFRPRVLRYAAYGQDEWNVTKDWSIYLGARWEAIRTDSEGTGLQATRSKSHVPSPVAQTLYKFPDKSGRQLRMALTRTYKAPTIQQLTARRNESAENTRFNPDWSGNPDLRPELANGIDLTYEHFWTPGAVFSVGTSQRRIRDYIRLRLARDSRGLWLNQPLNDGNATVRSLDVELKFPLKAVMKDAPAVDVRASVNRNWSQVDTVPGPDNRLDQQVPLTANLGIDYRGAKNTLGASFAYRRGGPVRVSDEQTVRQFQRRDLDLYWLVKFNPGLQLRVSLNNALGEDTYGYSRYEDAAGVGRSTSCTQGSARLGANLELKF; translated from the coding sequence ATGTTATCGAGACTGACTCCCGTATTAATAGCCGCGATCGGTGTTCCCGCGCTCGCGCAAGAGGCGCGGCCAGCGCCTGCGCCGGCGCCGGCCACGCCGCCGGCCGAGGAGAGGCCGATAACGAAGGTGGAAGTCAACGGAACCCCGGAAGATTATGATCCGCGCCGTGACGATACCGCGAGCAAGACGATCATTTCCAATGCGGAGATCATGAAATACGGCGATACCAATGTGTTCGACATATTGAAACGCGCGCCGGGCGTTACCGTGATCGGCAACAGCGTGCGCATGCGCGGGCTCGGTAACGGCTATACGCAATTCCTGGTCAATGGCGAACGGCCGCCGCCGGGCTTTTCACTGGAAAACCTGCCGCCGGAACAGATCGAGAAAATCGAGGTGATCCGCGCCGCCAGCGCCGAGTATTCGATGCAGGCCATTGCCGGCACGGTCAATGTGGTGCTGAAGAAAGTGGTGGCGAAGACGCAGCGCGACCTGCGGGTAAACGTATCGCATGCCGACGAGCAGAAGGATGCAATGCTGCTCGGCACGCTGGCCGACCGCGCCGGCAACCTGTCGTGGTACCTGAATTCGGTGATCGGCCGTTCGCTGCGCGATACGCCGAGCGGCGGCACCGACGACTTCACCACGCCGCAGGGTACCTTGTCGCAACTGCGCGACTGGAACCGCAGGGCAGCGGCCGGCAACACCTTTTTCGGCGTGCAGCCGCGCCTCTCGTGGAAGCTGCCCGGCGACGAGCAGCTCAACGTCAACGGCTTCGTGCAGGTGGGGCGCGCGAAGAGCGACTACGCCACCGCGTACACGAACCGGATCGGCCGTTTCGCCACGATCGACTATGCCGATTCGACCAGCCGCAACAGCGACCGGTCGCGCTTCTTCGGCCTCGAGGCGAACTGGGTGGCCAGGCTGGCCGGCGGCAAGCTCGATGCGAAGGTGAGCACGTCGCAAGGGCGCACGCATGGCGATTCGGCGACGGACTGGAGCACCGCCGACGATGCCGTCACGCGGCTGCGCGACGTCGATACGCGGGCCCGCCACGGCACATGGAGCAGCACCGGCAAGTACTCGCGCGCGATGGGGGAAGGCCATGCGCTGTCGGCCGGCTGGGAAGTCAACCGGCAGCAGACCACCGAGGACGTGTTGCGCGTGGAAGAATTCGCCGGCGCGGCGCCGGATGTCTTCCCCGAGCGCTTCAGGCCGCGTGTGCTGCGCTACGCCGCCTATGGGCAGGACGAATGGAACGTGACGAAGGACTGGTCGATCTACCTGGGTGCGCGGTGGGAAGCCATCCGCACGGACAGCGAAGGCACCGGCCTGCAGGCCACGCGGTCGAAGAGTCACGTGCCAAGCCCCGTGGCGCAGACGCTGTACAAGTTCCCGGACAAGAGCGGCCGCCAGTTGCGCATGGCGCTGACACGCACGTACAAGGCGCCGACGATCCAGCAGCTGACGGCGCGCCGCAACGAATCGGCCGAGAACACGCGCTTCAATCCGGATTGGAGCGGCAACCCGGACCTGCGCCCCGAACTGGCGAACGGCATCGACCTGACGTACGAACATTTCTGGACGCCGGGCGCGGTATTCTCGGTGGGCACGTCGCAGCGGCGCATCCGCGACTACATCCGCCTGCGGCTCGCCCGGGACAGCCGCGGCCTGTGGCTGAACCAGCCGCTGAACGATGGCAATGCGACCGTGCGCTCGCTGGACGTGGAACTGAAGTTTCCCCTCAAGGCGGTGATGAAGGACGCGCCGGCGGTGGACGTGCGCGCCAGCGTCAACAGGAACTGGTCGCAGGTCGACACGGTGCCGGGCCCGGACAACCGCCTCGACCAGCAGGTGCCGCTGACGGCGAACCTGGGCATCGATTACCGCGGCGCGAAAAACACGCTGGGCGCCAGCTTCGCGTACCGGCGGGGCGGCCCGGTGCGCGTGTCGGACGAGCAGACCGTGCGGCAGTTCCAGCGCCGCGACCTGGATCTGTACTGGCTGGTCAAGTTCAATCCCGGCCTGCAGCTGCGCGTCTCGCTGAACAATGCACTGGGCGAGGATACCTATGGCTACTCGCGCTACGAGGATGCGGCCGGCGTGGGCCGGAGCACGAGCTGCACGCAGGGTTCGGCGCGGCTGGGCGCCAATCTCGAGCTCAAGTTCTGA
- a CDS encoding P-II family nitrogen regulator, translated as MKQITAVIKPFKLDEVREALAEVNVTGLTVTEVKGFGRQKGHTELYRGAEYVVDFLPKVKVEVVVDDGVAEQVVDAIIKAARTGKIGDGKIFVQNVEQVVRIRTGETGPDAV; from the coding sequence ATGAAACAGATTACCGCCGTTATCAAGCCCTTCAAGCTGGACGAAGTGCGCGAAGCGCTGGCCGAGGTGAACGTGACCGGCCTGACCGTCACCGAAGTCAAGGGCTTCGGCCGCCAGAAGGGCCATACCGAGCTGTATCGGGGCGCCGAATACGTGGTCGACTTCCTGCCGAAGGTGAAGGTGGAAGTGGTGGTGGACGACGGCGTGGCCGAGCAGGTGGTCGACGCCATCATCAAGGCCGCCCGCACCGGCAAGATCGGCGACGGCAAGATCTTCGTGCAGAACGTGGAGCAGGTGGTGCGGATACGTACCGGCGAGACGGGGCCGGACGCCGTCTGA
- a CDS encoding Smr/MutS family protein, translating into MARGLKSFEDLKVLGKQLKEGAAERAAAEAERLAEEAARIEREKQKVAEAGMFRTTMKGVNKLPESNRYVPQLPKPVIAPPPAPKRKLTATEQKNDDAAVLRESLSDLFGVEHYMEEEPSLNYLAPGVGSDVMKRLRKNYWPVQDELDLHGLRRDDARNALAGFLGRAVQRNQRCVCVIHGRGFGSRGGEPVLKSMVHSWLVQTDGVIAFCQAHAAEGGEGALIVLLRAALRPER; encoded by the coding sequence ATGGCGCGCGGATTGAAAAGCTTCGAAGACCTGAAGGTTCTCGGCAAGCAGCTCAAGGAGGGGGCCGCCGAGCGCGCCGCGGCCGAGGCCGAGCGCCTTGCCGAGGAAGCCGCGCGCATCGAGCGCGAAAAGCAGAAAGTGGCCGAGGCCGGCATGTTCCGTACCACGATGAAGGGCGTGAACAAGCTGCCGGAGTCGAACCGCTACGTGCCGCAATTGCCCAAGCCCGTCATCGCCCCGCCGCCGGCCCCGAAGCGCAAGCTGACGGCCACCGAGCAAAAGAACGACGATGCGGCCGTGCTGCGCGAATCGCTGTCGGACCTGTTCGGCGTCGAGCACTACATGGAAGAAGAACCGTCGCTGAACTACCTCGCCCCCGGGGTCGGCAGCGACGTGATGAAGCGGCTGCGCAAGAACTACTGGCCGGTGCAGGACGAGCTCGACCTGCACGGCCTGCGCCGCGACGATGCCCGCAACGCCCTCGCCGGCTTCCTGGGCCGCGCCGTGCAGCGCAACCAGCGTTGCGTGTGCGTGATCCACGGTCGCGGCTTCGGCTCGCGCGGCGGCGAACCCGTGCTCAAGTCGATGGTGCACAGCTGGCTGGTGCAGACCGACGGCGTCATCGCCTTCTGCCAGGCGCATGCCGCCGAGGGCGGCGAAGGCGCGCTGATCGTGCTGCTGCGGGCCGCGCTGCGGCCGGAGCGCTGA